A stretch of Methanosphaerula palustris E1-9c DNA encodes these proteins:
- a CDS encoding PKD domain-containing protein, with translation MIRYRKPGEFLLLMIIMIAALATPALAGLVLPNDTGTGASINQQTLSLPLSFIENQGQSPDVVKYQVNAAGHSIAFEPDRIVLAASQDVNNTTKSAEVTMTFPGSSASPAIAGLDRLPGNASFFLGNDSSRWQSDVPTYRSVEYQQLYPGIDLRYNGTQGVLKREFVVAPGTSPDQIAIAYDGIDGLAIAENGSLAITTSLGVLTDEAPVAYQAIDGIKVPVTSSYRLKDDGTVGFTVGAYDQSRPLVIDPTLLYSSYFGGSNQDFITRVRLDSAGNIYLAGLTSSADFTIQNSNQAPGGSNDAFVTKLNPEGTAVLYSSYLGGSGDDVVRGMSIDGSGNIYLAGVTASTDFPLQSPFQLTNNEGKAGFVTKLNPSNPAGSQLVYSTYIDGNTGNGVSTGANGIVADPSGGAYVAGVSNSPTLPVTADAAQPALSGTYDAYLARIGSDGSLMYLTYLGGAKDEGGSNYVSTAGSTPGIMGIGLDSAGNVYVSGSTKSTDFPTLNPYQSVHGGTTTVTDAFVAKYTATGSKVYATYLGGTTSDVAYDLAVDPAGAVYVTGNTGSTNFPLVNPAQSAMKGTSTAFITKIDPSGTSLDYSTYWGGSSGTNTPYSIAVDGAGDAYVAGATLSTDYPIINGAQSAFSGRTDGFVVKFGPAGNALYSTVIGGNGENCNNFFYGIGVNDQGDAVVGGSTSSNYPTTASAIQQTNRDTLPGYCGIFSILTDKAVADFTATPTTGYAPLSVQFNDTSKGSPTNWSWDFGDNATSTEQNATHTYTAAGLYSVNLTASNSLGSTHLQKTDYITVLDRPGLPEANFTANVTNGTAPLAVQFNDTSLGGNLTAWSWVFGDGATSTEQNPVHTYAAGGNYTVNLTVTNSGGSNSTEKVDYISVARQPLPEANFTANVTTGIAPLSVQFNDTSLGANLTAWSWAFGDGNISTEQNPIHTYATTGSYSVNLTVTNVSGSNSSVKTNYINVSAVPLPVANFTANVTTGFAPLSVQFNDTSLGTNLTAWSWSFGDGATSTVQNPINNYTTAGSYTVNLTVTNASGSNTTTKTDYIIVTASEAPIANFSANITNGTAPLAVQFNDTSLGVNLTAWSWAFGDGNTSTVQNPIYNYTAAGSYTVNLTVTNATGSDNEVKTNYINVSASVTPTPTVTVGPLSAVRHIFINTANGVKYNYDGATYGGPNNTYYVKADGGGLNELHLTNDANVASGQVTTTGAQNGTFYVTNTGGRGFDDDIILLVSVKGPIPDDFGIHLTSNGYTWTPSAAGVYNPTAPTDSSYVTGIDQTFSKADFIYGPQTWKPGPHQGSADLVTPYLPLYTGQDINDASTAQYLMFVDLKAGNVKQGVIPSATLNNGALKVDYSITNLSTRADFNGFAWANASNQGQGITWTNNVFNPGASGYSVTAPVAAPVAGFNASVTNGTAPLAVQFNDLSTGTPTSWSWDFGDGNTSTTQSPSHTYTAAGNYTVNLTATNAGGSNTTVKTNYITVTGSETPTAPVANFNANITNGTAPLAVQFTDLSTGAPVTWSWSFGDGNTSTVQNPAYTYAAAGNYTVNLTATNAGGSNTLVKTNYITVTSPAIPTPSPTPTITVAPLSAPKHIFINTANGVKYNLDGATYGGPNNTYYIKAEDPGMNELHLTNDVNAPYGQVTTTSAQNGTFYVSNTGGRGFDNDIILLVSVKGPIPNDFGIHVTSNGYTWTPAAAGVYNPTAPTDYTYVTGIDQTFSKADFIYGPQTWKPGPGDLVTPSLPLYYGQNISDASTAQYLMFIDLKAGNMKPGTFPGATLNNNGAMKVDYSFTNMSTQAAFNGYAWCSASNQGQGITWTNNPINSGASGYVVTAVPPAPVAGFSASVTNGTAPLAVQFNDQSTGTPASWSWDFGDGTTSTVQNPSHTYTVAGNYTVNLTATNAGGSNTITKTNYITVTGSESPSAPVANFNTNITNGTAPLAVQFTDLSTGAPVTWSWNFGDGNTSTMQNPVHTYAAAGNYTVNLTATNAGGSNTTVRTNYITVHAVVPPTTEPTTTAPTTAPTTTAPTTVPTTIPTTIATTIPTTVPTKIPTTVPTTIPVTPTPTMQPVTANFTANVTTGQTPLAVQFTDLSTGTISQYFWQFGDGGASFDKNPVHTYSAAGTYTVSLVAIGSTGAEVKTIPQYITVTGPGTPTVSPTATTPTPTGTTVTPTVTLTTATTTVTPLPTSSGHDLPIANFVVTYQAGAGSMGIQVTDATTNATTVKYDLGDGTTTAYKNFKYTYWQPGTYTITLIATNDAGSSTKTVTVTVPAGSPTTTTVSPTTMTVTPTQTPVNPNLPVANFTITFQGGSGSMGIQVTNTAVNATSVHYNLGDGTTTAYPNFTYTYWQPGNYTINQTATNAAGSTTRTINVTVPAVATPTTIPTTTVSPTVTGTAPVYNGTHAIPGQLQAEDYDLGGEGVAYHDTTPGNEGGVYRHDDVDIEQIDTDRSPSVGWTRAGEWLAYTVNINTAGTYTAGFRVASAHAGSSVQMYLDDGATPLAVVNVPNTGNDAAFQTLQVLVTLPAGQHRLKLAFPGNYANINWINFA, from the coding sequence ATGATTCGTTACCGTAAACCAGGAGAGTTCCTTCTCCTCATGATCATCATGATCGCCGCTCTGGCGACCCCGGCCCTGGCCGGACTTGTACTGCCCAACGACACCGGCACCGGTGCCTCGATCAACCAGCAGACGCTCTCGCTCCCGCTCAGCTTCATCGAGAATCAGGGGCAGTCGCCCGACGTGGTGAAGTACCAGGTCAATGCGGCCGGCCACTCGATCGCGTTTGAGCCGGATCGGATCGTGCTCGCGGCCAGCCAGGACGTGAATAACACGACGAAAAGCGCTGAAGTCACGATGACCTTCCCCGGCTCCTCTGCCTCGCCGGCGATCGCCGGCCTCGACCGCCTGCCCGGGAACGCGAGCTTCTTCCTCGGCAACGACTCGTCCAGATGGCAGAGTGACGTGCCGACCTATCGATCGGTCGAGTACCAGCAGCTGTACCCCGGCATCGACCTCCGGTACAACGGTACCCAGGGTGTCCTGAAGCGTGAATTCGTCGTCGCACCCGGAACCAGCCCCGACCAGATCGCCATCGCCTACGACGGCATCGACGGGCTCGCAATCGCTGAAAATGGTTCGCTTGCCATCACCACCTCCCTCGGAGTGCTGACCGACGAGGCCCCGGTCGCCTACCAGGCGATCGACGGCATAAAGGTACCGGTCACGTCTTCGTACCGTCTGAAGGACGACGGGACCGTCGGGTTCACGGTCGGAGCCTACGACCAGTCCCGGCCGCTCGTCATCGACCCGACCCTGCTCTACTCCTCGTACTTCGGCGGATCGAATCAGGACTTCATCACCCGCGTCCGCCTCGACTCGGCCGGCAACATCTATCTCGCGGGCTTGACCAGCTCGGCCGATTTCACAATTCAGAACTCCAACCAGGCTCCTGGAGGCTCAAATGATGCCTTCGTGACGAAGCTGAACCCCGAGGGGACTGCGGTCCTCTACTCTTCGTACCTCGGCGGTTCCGGGGACGATGTCGTCCGGGGCATGAGTATCGATGGTTCAGGAAACATCTACCTGGCTGGCGTAACGGCATCCACTGATTTTCCTCTCCAGTCGCCCTTCCAGCTCACAAACAACGAGGGCAAGGCCGGGTTCGTGACGAAGTTGAACCCCTCCAATCCTGCCGGCTCGCAGCTTGTCTACTCCACCTATATCGACGGTAACACCGGAAACGGGGTTAGCACAGGTGCCAATGGCATCGTCGCCGACCCGTCCGGAGGCGCCTATGTAGCAGGGGTTTCGAACAGCCCCACGCTCCCGGTCACCGCCGATGCCGCTCAGCCGGCCCTTAGCGGGACGTACGATGCCTACCTTGCCAGGATCGGTTCTGATGGCTCACTGATGTATCTGACCTACCTCGGCGGCGCCAAGGATGAAGGGGGGTCAAATTATGTGAGCACCGCCGGATCAACCCCTGGCATCATGGGGATCGGCCTCGATTCGGCCGGCAACGTCTACGTCTCTGGTTCCACCAAGTCCACTGACTTCCCGACCCTGAATCCATACCAATCGGTTCATGGAGGGACCACCACGGTAACCGATGCGTTCGTCGCCAAGTACACCGCGACAGGCTCGAAGGTGTATGCAACGTACCTCGGAGGAACGACCAGTGACGTCGCCTATGACCTCGCCGTCGATCCGGCAGGAGCGGTCTACGTCACTGGAAATACCGGGTCCACCAACTTTCCCCTGGTCAACCCGGCCCAGAGTGCGATGAAGGGGACCTCAACCGCCTTCATCACCAAGATCGATCCCTCCGGCACCTCTCTCGATTACTCGACCTACTGGGGAGGGTCTTCGGGCACGAATACCCCATACAGCATCGCCGTGGATGGCGCTGGAGATGCGTATGTGGCCGGGGCAACACTGTCCACGGATTACCCCATCATCAACGGGGCACAAAGTGCCTTTTCTGGACGCACTGACGGTTTCGTCGTCAAGTTCGGGCCCGCGGGGAACGCGCTGTACTCGACCGTTATCGGTGGCAATGGTGAAAACTGTAACAACTTCTTCTATGGTATCGGGGTCAACGACCAGGGGGATGCCGTTGTGGGTGGTAGTACAAGTTCAAATTACCCGACGACAGCTTCTGCCATCCAGCAGACCAACAGGGATACACTCCCTGGTTATTGCGGTATCTTCTCGATCCTGACCGATAAGGCCGTGGCCGACTTCACCGCCACTCCGACCACCGGGTATGCACCGCTCTCGGTGCAGTTCAACGACACCTCGAAAGGGTCCCCGACGAACTGGTCGTGGGACTTCGGCGACAACGCCACCTCGACCGAGCAGAACGCTACCCACACCTACACGGCTGCCGGCCTGTACTCGGTCAACCTGACCGCCTCGAACTCGCTCGGGAGCACCCATCTCCAGAAGACCGATTATATCACGGTCCTCGACCGCCCGGGCCTGCCTGAGGCGAACTTCACCGCGAACGTGACGAACGGCACCGCCCCGCTTGCCGTCCAGTTCAATGACACCTCGCTGGGCGGGAACCTGACGGCGTGGTCGTGGGTGTTCGGCGACGGCGCCACCTCGACCGAGCAGAACCCGGTCCACACCTATGCAGCAGGCGGGAACTACACCGTGAACCTGACGGTCACCAATTCCGGCGGCTCCAACTCGACCGAGAAGGTCGACTACATATCAGTCGCCCGGCAGCCCCTGCCTGAGGCGAACTTCACGGCGAACGTGACGACCGGTATCGCCCCGCTGTCGGTGCAGTTCAACGACACCTCATTGGGTGCGAACCTGACGGCGTGGTCCTGGGCGTTCGGCGACGGGAACATCTCGACCGAACAGAACCCGATCCATACCTACGCAACAACCGGCAGTTACTCTGTGAACCTGACGGTGACGAACGTGAGCGGGTCGAACTCCTCGGTGAAGACGAACTACATCAACGTCTCCGCCGTGCCCCTGCCGGTTGCGAACTTCACGGCAAACGTGACGACCGGTTTCGCTCCGCTGTCGGTGCAGTTCAACGACACTTCGCTGGGTACTAACCTGACCGCCTGGTCGTGGTCGTTCGGCGACGGCGCCACCTCGACGGTGCAGAACCCGATCAACAACTACACGACAGCCGGCAGCTACACCGTGAACCTGACGGTGACGAACGCGTCCGGCTCTAACACCACCACGAAGACGGACTACATCATCGTCACCGCCTCGGAAGCTCCGATAGCGAACTTCAGCGCGAACATCACAAACGGCACCGCCCCACTGGCTGTGCAGTTCAACGACACCTCGCTCGGTGTGAACCTGACGGCATGGTCCTGGGCGTTCGGCGACGGCAACACATCGACTGTGCAGAACCCGATCTATAACTACACCGCAGCCGGCAGTTACACCGTGAACCTGACGGTGACGAACGCGACCGGGTCCGACAACGAGGTGAAGACGAACTACATCAACGTCTCTGCATCGGTAACTCCGACCCCGACGGTCACCGTGGGCCCCCTATCAGCTGTTCGACATATCTTCATCAACACCGCGAACGGCGTGAAGTACAACTATGACGGTGCGACCTACGGCGGCCCGAACAACACCTACTATGTCAAGGCCGACGGTGGCGGACTGAACGAGCTGCACCTCACCAACGACGCGAATGTTGCCTCCGGCCAGGTCACGACGACCGGTGCCCAGAACGGCACCTTCTATGTGACGAACACCGGCGGCCGTGGATTCGATGACGACATCATTCTCCTCGTCTCGGTGAAGGGCCCGATCCCCGACGACTTCGGCATCCATCTGACCTCGAACGGCTACACCTGGACACCGTCAGCCGCCGGAGTCTACAACCCGACTGCCCCGACCGATTCCTCCTACGTGACCGGTATCGACCAGACCTTCTCGAAGGCCGACTTCATCTACGGCCCGCAGACCTGGAAGCCCGGGCCCCACCAGGGATCGGCCGACCTGGTGACCCCATACCTGCCGCTCTACACCGGGCAGGACATCAACGACGCCTCGACGGCCCAGTACCTGATGTTCGTCGACCTCAAGGCTGGGAACGTAAAGCAGGGCGTCATCCCCAGTGCCACGCTGAACAACGGTGCCCTGAAGGTGGACTACAGTATCACCAACCTGAGCACCCGTGCAGATTTCAATGGATTCGCCTGGGCCAATGCCTCGAATCAGGGGCAGGGGATCACCTGGACAAACAATGTCTTTAATCCGGGCGCCAGCGGCTACTCGGTCACAGCCCCTGTGGCTGCCCCCGTCGCCGGCTTCAATGCGAGCGTGACGAACGGCACTGCACCGCTTGCGGTCCAGTTCAACGACCTGTCAACCGGTACCCCGACCTCGTGGTCGTGGGACTTCGGTGATGGCAATACATCGACAACGCAGAGCCCGAGCCACACCTATACGGCGGCCGGGAACTACACCGTGAACCTGACGGCGACCAATGCCGGCGGATCCAACACCACGGTGAAGACGAACTACATCACCGTCACCGGGTCAGAAACCCCGACGGCTCCGGTCGCGAACTTCAACGCGAACATCACGAACGGCACTGCCCCCCTGGCCGTGCAGTTCACCGACCTGTCGACCGGAGCTCCGGTGACCTGGTCGTGGTCCTTCGGTGACGGCAACACATCGACGGTGCAGAACCCGGCCTATACCTACGCGGCGGCTGGGAACTACACCGTGAACCTGACGGCGACGAACGCCGGCGGTTCCAACACCTTGGTGAAGACGAATTATATCACCGTTACCTCACCGGCGATTCCAACACCTTCCCCGACGCCCACGATCACCGTGGCCCCGCTCTCGGCCCCGAAGCATATCTTCATCAACACCGCGAACGGCGTGAAGTACAACCTGGACGGAGCGACCTATGGCGGTCCGAACAACACCTACTACATCAAAGCCGAAGATCCCGGAATGAATGAGCTCCACCTCACCAACGACGTGAACGCACCCTACGGCCAGGTCACGACGACCAGTGCCCAGAACGGCACCTTCTATGTCTCGAACACCGGGGGGAGGGGATTCGATAACGACATCATCCTTCTCGTCTCGGTGAAGGGCCCGATCCCCAACGACTTCGGCATCCATGTGACCTCGAATGGATATACCTGGACGCCGGCAGCCGCCGGAGTCTACAACCCGACCGCCCCGACCGACTACACCTACGTGACCGGTATCGACCAGACCTTCTCAAAGGCAGACTTCATCTACGGACCACAGACCTGGAAACCGGGTCCCGGCGACCTGGTGACCCCATCGCTGCCCCTCTATTACGGGCAGAACATCAGCGATGCCTCGACGGCACAGTACCTGATGTTCATCGATCTCAAGGCCGGTAACATGAAGCCCGGCACCTTCCCGGGTGCCACGCTCAACAACAACGGAGCCATGAAGGTGGATTACAGTTTCACCAACATGAGCACCCAGGCCGCCTTCAATGGGTACGCCTGGTGCAGTGCCTCGAACCAGGGACAGGGGATCACCTGGACAAACAATCCCATAAATTCGGGGGCCAGCGGCTACGTGGTTACAGCCGTGCCTCCGGCCCCGGTCGCCGGTTTCAGCGCTAGCGTGACGAACGGCACTGCCCCACTGGCCGTGCAGTTCAACGACCAGTCGACGGGCACTCCGGCCTCGTGGTCGTGGGACTTCGGTGACGGCACCACCTCGACCGTGCAGAACCCGAGCCACACCTATACCGTGGCTGGAAACTACACGGTGAACCTGACGGCGACCAACGCTGGCGGGAGTAACACCATCACAAAGACGAACTACATCACCGTCACCGGGTCCGAGAGCCCGTCGGCTCCGGTCGCGAACTTCAACACGAACATCACGAACGGCACCGCCCCACTGGCCGTGCAGTTCACCGACCTGTCGACCGGAGCTCCGGTGACCTGGTCGTGGAACTTCGGTGACGGCAACACCTCGACGATGCAGAACCCGGTTCACACCTACGCGGCAGCCGGGAACTACACGGTGAACCTGACAGCGACGAATGCCGGCGGGTCCAACACCACGGTGAGGACGAACTACATCACCGTCCACGCTGTGGTGCCGCCGACAACAGAACCAACGACGACCGCACCGACAACAGCACCGACCACCACCGCTCCAACAACCGTACCGACAACCATTCCAACGACGATAGCAACAACCATTCCAACGACAGTACCAACAAAGATCCCGACGACAGTTCCGACGACGATCCCGGTGACCCCGACTCCGACCATGCAGCCGGTGACGGCTAACTTCACGGCGAACGTGACGACCGGCCAGACCCCACTGGCTGTGCAGTTCACCGACCTGTCGACCGGTACGATCAGCCAGTACTTCTGGCAGTTCGGTGACGGCGGTGCCTCGTTCGATAAGAACCCGGTCCACACCTACTCGGCAGCCGGCACCTACACCGTCTCCCTCGTCGCCATCGGTTCCACCGGGGCTGAGGTGAAGACGATCCCACAGTACATCACCGTCACCGGTCCAGGGACTCCGACAGTCTCGCCGACCGCGACGACACCAACTCCAACCGGAACAACCGTCACTCCAACCGTGACGTTGACGACCGCAACGACGACCGTGACCCCGCTGCCGACCTCGTCCGGGCATGACCTGCCGATCGCGAACTTCGTGGTCACCTACCAGGCCGGAGCAGGTTCGATGGGCATCCAGGTCACCGACGCCACGACGAACGCCACCACCGTGAAGTACGACCTCGGCGACGGTACCACCACCGCCTATAAGAACTTCAAGTACACCTACTGGCAGCCCGGCACCTACACGATCACCCTGATCGCGACCAACGACGCCGGGTCTTCGACGAAGACCGTCACGGTGACCGTGCCGGCCGGGTCACCCACGACCACGACCGTTTCACCAACGACGATGACTGTGACGCCAACCCAGACACCCGTAAACCCGAACCTGCCGGTGGCCAACTTCACGATCACATTCCAGGGAGGCTCGGGCTCGATGGGCATCCAGGTCACCAACACCGCAGTGAATGCGACCTCGGTCCATTATAACCTCGGCGACGGGACGACCACTGCCTATCCGAACTTCACCTACACCTACTGGCAGCCCGGCAACTACACGATCAACCAGACCGCAACCAACGCGGCCGGGTCCACCACCAGGACCATCAATGTGACCGTGCCGGCGGTGGCAACCCCAACGACAATCCCAACCACCACCGTCTCGCCGACCGTGACCGGAACAGCTCCGGTTTACAACGGCACCCATGCGATCCCCGGTCAGCTACAGGCCGAGGACTACGACCTCGGCGGCGAGGGCGTCGCCTACCACGACACCACACCCGGCAACGAGGGCGGGGTCTACCGGCATGACGATGTGGACATCGAACAGATCGATACCGACAGAAGTCCGAGCGTCGGCTGGACCCGTGCTGGCGAATGGCTCGCCTACACCGTGAACATCAACACGGCCGGCACCTACACCGCCGGGTTCCGGGTCGCCTCGGCCCATGCCGGCTCGTCCGTCCAGATGTATCTCGACGACGGCGCGACACCTCTCGCCGTGGTGAACGTCCCGAACACCGGCAACGATGCGGCCTTCCAGACCCTCCAGGTCCTGGTGACCCTGCCGGCCGGGCAGCACCGGCTGAAGCTTGCGTTCCCGGGGAACTACGCCAACATCAACTGGATCAACTTCGCCTGA